One window from the genome of Rhodococcus sp. ABRD24 encodes:
- the hsaA gene encoding 3-hydroxy-9,10-secoandrosta-1,3,5(10)-triene-9,17-dione monooxygenase oxygenase subunit, translating to MGDHDSLEVMQRIDALLPALRERAQETEDLRRIPDESIKALQETGFFRLVQPKQWGGYEADPVTFYTAVRNIASACGSTGWVAGIIGVHNWHLALFDQQAQEDVWGQDTDVRISSSYAPMGAGEAVEGGYKVNGAWAWSSGSDHATWVVVGGPVIKDGRPVDFGSFLIPREDYQIDDVWNVVGLRGTGSNTVVVKDVFVPRHRFLSFKAMSDLTAPGLAHNTAPVYKMPWGTIHPTTISTPIVGMAYGAYDAHVEHQGKRVRAAYAGEKAKDDPFAKVRIAEASSDIDAAWRQLSGNVADEYAHLLAGEEVPMELRLRARRDQVRATGRAIASIDLLFENSGATALANGTPIQRFWRDAHAGRVHAANDAERAYVMFGGAEFGLPLTDTMV from the coding sequence GTGGGTGACCATGACAGCCTTGAGGTGATGCAGCGGATCGACGCACTACTGCCGGCGCTGCGTGAACGCGCGCAGGAGACCGAGGATCTGCGCCGTATCCCCGACGAGTCCATCAAGGCACTGCAGGAGACCGGCTTCTTCCGGTTGGTGCAGCCGAAGCAGTGGGGCGGCTACGAGGCCGACCCGGTCACCTTCTACACCGCGGTGCGCAACATTGCGAGCGCCTGCGGCTCCACCGGCTGGGTCGCCGGGATCATCGGTGTGCACAACTGGCACCTTGCGCTGTTCGACCAGCAGGCGCAGGAGGACGTGTGGGGCCAGGACACCGATGTCCGGATCTCCTCGTCATACGCGCCCATGGGCGCCGGTGAGGCTGTCGAGGGTGGTTACAAGGTCAACGGGGCATGGGCCTGGTCGTCCGGCAGCGACCACGCGACGTGGGTCGTCGTGGGTGGCCCGGTCATCAAGGACGGGCGTCCGGTCGACTTCGGCAGCTTCCTCATTCCGCGCGAGGACTACCAGATAGACGATGTCTGGAATGTGGTGGGTTTGCGCGGTACCGGCAGCAACACGGTCGTCGTCAAGGATGTTTTCGTGCCACGGCACCGCTTCCTGAGTTTCAAGGCGATGAGCGACCTCACCGCTCCGGGTCTCGCGCACAACACCGCTCCGGTTTACAAGATGCCTTGGGGCACCATCCATCCCACGACCATCTCGACGCCGATCGTCGGTATGGCATACGGCGCCTACGACGCTCATGTCGAGCATCAGGGCAAGCGTGTGCGTGCGGCCTACGCCGGCGAGAAGGCCAAGGACGATCCGTTCGCCAAGGTGCGGATCGCGGAGGCGTCCAGCGACATCGATGCCGCGTGGCGTCAGCTGTCCGGCAACGTCGCCGACGAGTACGCTCACCTGCTCGCGGGCGAGGAGGTTCCGATGGAGCTGCGTCTGCGCGCGCGCCGCGACCAGGTGCGGGCGACCGGCCGCGCGATCGCCTCGATCGATCTGCTCTTCGAGAACTCCGGCGCCACCGCGCTCGCGAACGGCACTCCGATCCAGCGATTCTGGCGTGACGCCCATGCCGGCCGGGTGCACGCTGCGAACGACGCCGAGCGCGCGTACGTGATGTTCGGTGGAGCCGAGTTCGGCCTGCCGCTCACCGACACGATGGTCTAG
- the hsaC gene encoding iron-dependent extradiol dioxygenase HsaC yields the protein MGIRSLAYMRVEATDMAAWREYGLKVLGMIEGKGTNPDALYLRMDDFPARLVIVPGERDRLQVSGWETANAAELQEVRDNLSAAGVPFKEGTADQLKDRRVVELITFEDTSGNTLEVFHGAALEHRRIVSPYGHKFVTGEQGLGHVVLTTNDDEASLRFYRDVLGFKLRDSMRLPPQLVGRPADGDPAWLRFLGCNPRHHSLAFLPLPNPTGIVHLMVEVENSDDVGLCLDRALRKKVKMSATLGRHVNDLMLSFYMKTPGGFDIEFGCEGLEVEDENWIARESTAVSLWGHDFTVGMK from the coding sequence ATGGGTATTCGTTCACTCGCGTACATGCGCGTCGAGGCCACCGACATGGCCGCCTGGCGCGAGTACGGACTCAAAGTTCTCGGCATGATCGAGGGCAAGGGCACCAATCCCGACGCCCTGTACCTGCGAATGGACGACTTCCCCGCCCGTTTGGTGATCGTGCCCGGCGAGCGCGACCGGCTGCAGGTGTCCGGCTGGGAGACTGCCAATGCCGCAGAGCTTCAGGAGGTTCGGGACAACCTGAGCGCCGCCGGCGTGCCCTTCAAGGAGGGCACGGCCGATCAGCTGAAGGACCGTCGTGTCGTCGAACTCATCACCTTCGAGGACACCTCGGGTAACACCCTCGAGGTGTTCCATGGGGCGGCACTCGAGCACCGCCGGATCGTGAGCCCGTACGGGCACAAGTTCGTCACCGGCGAGCAGGGTCTGGGCCATGTCGTGCTCACCACCAACGACGACGAGGCTTCGTTGCGGTTCTACCGCGACGTACTCGGCTTCAAACTGCGGGACTCGATGCGACTGCCTCCGCAGTTGGTGGGCCGTCCTGCCGACGGCGACCCGGCGTGGCTGCGCTTCCTCGGCTGCAACCCGCGCCACCACAGCCTCGCGTTCCTGCCGCTGCCGAATCCCACCGGGATCGTTCATCTCATGGTCGAGGTGGAAAACTCCGACGACGTCGGACTGTGCCTCGATCGCGCGCTACGCAAGAAGGTCAAGATGTCGGCGACTCTGGGCCGCCACGTCAACGATCTGATGCTGTCGTTCTACATGAAGACGCCCGGCGGATTCGACATCGAGTTCGGTTGTGAGGGGCTCGAAGTCGAGGACGAGAATTGGATTGCCCGGGAGAGCACGGCAGTGAGCCTGTGGGGCCACGACTTCACGGTGGGAATGAAGTAA
- a CDS encoding Rieske 2Fe-2S domain-containing protein, whose protein sequence is MAQIREIDVGTLQTRFARGWHCLGLTKTFKDGKPHSVEAFGTKLVVFADSKGELQILDAYCRHLGGDLSQGTIKGDTVACPFHDWRWNGKGKCTEIPYARRVPPIAKTRAWISLERNGQLFVWNDPEGNPPPADVTIPRIEGAYSDEWTDWTWNSMLIEGSNCREIIDNVVDMAHFFYIHYAFPTYFKNVFEGHLASQYLNTKGRPDIGMASQYGGDSLLRSEASYYGPSYMINPLWNSYSGYEVESVLINCHYPVTPNSFVLQWGVTVKKPTGMADEMSTRLAEKFTEGISAGFLQDVAIWRSKTKIENPLLCEEDGPVYQLRRWYEQFYVDVADITPEMTQRFEFEVDTTKANEAWHREVEENLARQQAEKQQNAEV, encoded by the coding sequence ATGGCGCAGATTCGTGAGATCGACGTGGGAACGCTGCAAACGCGTTTCGCACGAGGCTGGCACTGCCTCGGCCTGACCAAGACTTTCAAGGATGGCAAACCACATTCAGTGGAGGCCTTCGGCACGAAGTTGGTGGTCTTCGCCGACAGCAAGGGCGAGCTCCAGATCCTCGACGCGTACTGCCGTCACCTGGGTGGGGACCTGAGTCAGGGCACGATCAAGGGTGACACCGTCGCGTGCCCGTTCCACGACTGGCGCTGGAACGGTAAGGGTAAGTGCACCGAGATTCCCTACGCCCGCCGCGTGCCACCTATCGCGAAGACGCGTGCGTGGATCTCGCTCGAGCGGAACGGGCAGCTGTTCGTGTGGAACGACCCGGAGGGAAATCCGCCGCCGGCAGACGTCACCATCCCCCGGATCGAGGGCGCCTACAGCGACGAATGGACCGACTGGACGTGGAACTCGATGCTGATCGAGGGCTCCAACTGCCGTGAGATCATCGACAACGTCGTGGACATGGCCCACTTCTTCTACATCCACTACGCATTCCCGACGTACTTCAAGAACGTCTTCGAGGGCCACCTTGCGTCGCAGTACCTCAACACCAAGGGCCGCCCGGACATCGGCATGGCGTCGCAGTACGGCGGCGACTCTCTTCTTCGGTCGGAGGCCTCCTACTACGGCCCCTCCTACATGATCAATCCGCTGTGGAACAGCTACAGCGGATACGAGGTCGAGAGCGTCCTGATCAACTGCCACTACCCGGTCACTCCTAACTCGTTCGTGCTGCAGTGGGGCGTGACAGTCAAGAAGCCCACCGGCATGGCCGATGAGATGTCCACCAGGCTCGCGGAGAAGTTCACCGAGGGCATCAGCGCGGGCTTCCTCCAGGATGTCGCGATCTGGAGGAGCAAGACCAAGATCGAGAATCCGCTTCTCTGCGAGGAGGACGGTCCGGTCTACCAGCTGCGCCGTTGGTACGAGCAGTTCTATGTGGACGTCGCGGATATCACTCCCGAGATGACTCAGCGTTTCGAGTTCGAGGTCGACACGACCAAGGCGAACGAGGCGTGGCACCGCGAAGTCGAGGAGAACCTGGCTCGGCAGCAGGCCGAGAAGCAGCAGAACGCCGAGGTGTAG
- the hsaD gene encoding 4,5:9,10-diseco-3-hydroxy-5,9,17-trioxoandrosta-1(10),2-diene-4-oate hydrolase: protein MTITEELTYESTSRFAQVRPDLKLHYHEAGVGNGPTIVLLHGGGPGASSWSNFSKNIPVLAQQFHVIAVDQPGYGRSDKPTDHPQYFVHSASALKDLLDTLEITDRVHLLGNSLGGGTAVRFALDYQDRAGRLVLMGPGGLSVNLFAPDPTEGVKNLGKFSYQPTRENLEAFLRIMVFDQKLITDELIDERFAAASTPESLAAAKAMGKSFSSADFELGMLWRDAYKLRQRVLLIWGREDRVNPIDGALVALKMIPRVQLHVFGGCGHWAQLEKFDEFNRLAGDFLLDSDIARGSARDGGN from the coding sequence ATGACGATTACCGAAGAGCTCACGTACGAGTCGACGTCCCGTTTCGCTCAGGTCCGCCCGGACCTGAAGCTGCATTACCACGAGGCTGGCGTCGGCAACGGTCCCACGATCGTGCTGTTGCACGGCGGCGGGCCCGGCGCGTCGTCGTGGTCGAACTTCTCGAAGAACATCCCTGTTCTGGCGCAGCAGTTCCACGTGATTGCGGTCGATCAGCCCGGCTACGGTCGGTCGGACAAGCCCACCGACCACCCGCAGTACTTCGTGCACAGCGCATCGGCCTTGAAGGACCTGCTCGACACGCTCGAGATCACCGATCGCGTTCACCTGCTGGGTAATTCGCTCGGTGGTGGCACCGCAGTGCGGTTCGCGCTCGACTACCAGGACCGCGCGGGACGCCTCGTGCTCATGGGCCCCGGCGGCCTGAGCGTCAACCTTTTCGCTCCGGACCCCACCGAGGGCGTGAAGAATCTAGGCAAGTTCAGCTACCAGCCGACGCGGGAGAACCTCGAGGCCTTCCTGCGGATCATGGTTTTCGATCAGAAGCTGATCACCGACGAGCTGATCGACGAGCGGTTCGCCGCGGCCAGCACCCCGGAGTCGTTGGCGGCTGCGAAGGCGATGGGGAAGTCGTTCTCCAGCGCGGACTTCGAGCTCGGCATGCTCTGGCGCGACGCCTACAAGCTGCGCCAGCGTGTGCTGCTCATCTGGGGGCGCGAGGATCGGGTCAACCCGATCGACGGCGCCCTGGTGGCACTCAAGATGATCCCGCGGGTGCAGCTGCATGTGTTCGGCGGCTGCGGTCACTGGGCGCAGCTCGAGAAGTTCGACGAGTTCAACCGGCTCGCAGGCGACTTCCTGCTCGACAGTGACATTGCCCGAGGCTCCGCCCGAGATGGAGGCAACTGA